The segment GACCAGTTTGTTTCAGATTTGCGTCAGTGAAACGAAAGTCTCGAGcttcttctccctcttcctcttccccaCATACTGATTTGCTCACTTATGTTAGAGGTTCACTTGATAAACTTGAAGGTAACTGATTCTTGTTTACTAACTTGGTTATTATGTCATCTGTTTGTTTTGCTTTGTGTTGTGTAAACATAGTTTGGTGGTGATTGGAACTCTTTTTAAGGTCCTTCCCATCATTGGTTGAATCGTGACGCTGCTGAGACTAGTAAACAGCTTGTCAAGGAGAAAGGGACTTATGTAGTTCTCGCTGGAGATTTGCTTTATGGAGATCCCAGTGGTTTCTTTGAGAAACTCAAGTTGCTTCAGCAGAGGTTTTAAGAAAGCTTCTTTGTTTAAATCATGGCAATTTAACAGGGTTTGTTGGCTAAGCGTTTTTTTGGGTCTTGTTTTGAAGGTCTCCTGGAGTCTGTTTCATGGGCATTCACTTTAGTGATCAAGCTAGAATCACTGATGATCGAACTGCTTTAGCTGAGTTGATTGTGAAGGAATATCTTACTTTTCCTGTACTGCTTTCTGAGAAAGAGTTTCCAAAGGTAACACATATCGTATCTCCAAGGAAGATACATTTTGTTGTAGATTATTCTCTCAAGTTATATGCTTTATttgtcaagttttttttttgtttgctactTCGTTTTAGTCAAGTGGAGAAGAAGTGCGCTACTTCGTGTTCAGAGATTTTAAGAATCCTTTAATCTACCAAGACAAGGATCTGGATATTGCTTCTGTAGCTAAAGGTAATGCCTACTATATCATCCTATTCACTACAATTCTCTAACACTGCCATTGCTATTGTTTCATGGTCATCTtaaaacaaacaagaatttcATCTTGCTTCTCTAGGCTGCGTTTAGATATTAGATTGTTCCTTGCATTGTAGATCACACATTCAATGTTCCTCAGAATCTACAAAGGCGAATTACATCTAATAGTTCCGTTGATTTGTGTGTTTAATTGCGTACtctggtttcttcttcttgtgctttGCTGCAGATCTTGACAGCCTTAGTCAAGATACTGAGAAATCCAAGTCCGTCAAACTTTTCACCAACACTTGGTCTAAACAGGCTGATGCTATCAAGGAACCAcatttctcttctttcttgcAGGATTTGTTTCTTTACTTTCCAGGTATATATCTCttcactcttctcttcttcttttctttttattctttttgagttttgtcTGGATATCACATCTTATCTTTCATGCTACTCTCTAAGTACTCTTTGTGTGTGACATTCTCCGTAACAGGTTGTCTCTCTGCAGACGAAGTTGGAGATTGTCTGTTTCTTTCTGATAGCAACCATCATCGTATTATCATATCCAATTATAGTGGTGAGATCTTAGACAGCGTAAGTGAACTGATTCACATCCGAGAAAGTCTCAGTTATCTAGATCTCTTTGTTCAAGAAGAGGCGTTTTAGAGAAAATGTTCATCTGGAGACAATGTGTCTGTTTCAGATTGGTTGTTTCCCAGGTTTTGAGGATGGGGAATTTGAATCTGCTAAGATGTTACGTCCTGCAGCCACCCTTTATGACGAAGAGGAGGATTGCCTTTACATTGTAGATTCTGAGGTATTACTCCCTACAAGAAGTTGCAAATAGTTCTGATCACTGAGTATTAATCATGTTAagattgttttgtttctttaatcTTTTAAGAACCATGCCATTAGAAGAGCAAATATAAAGACGCGGGTCCTGGAAACGGTATATCCAAAGGTTATCAAGAAGAGTGGTGGCTTATGGTCTTGGATAATGGAGAAAGTGGGTATTGAAAAAGATGACGATACAACAGTTGATGCCGACGCTCAATCAGAAGAGTCTGATGCTCCCTCCCTGATGTTTCCATGGCATATACTGAAACGTGATAATGATACTCTTCTAGTCATTAACAAAAGGTAAACATATTAGTTAAAGTTGGTTATTGATTACATCAGGAAAAGGCTCATTCTATTGTCATGTTTTTTTTCAGCTGTTCGAAGTTGTGGATAATTAATTTACCTTCAGGAGAGATCGAAGAAGTCGTGGAAGGTTATTACATATAACCAGCTTATGGTACTGCTTGTTTATCTATGTTCTCTGacatatttttctcaaaatttgAAGGGCTCCAGGGGATAATGGAGATCTGTGGCGAATTGATCACGGAGAAGCTATCAGTCTTGAAATATTTGCCTTCTACTTGGTTGCAACAGCAAACTAAGGCCATCACCTCATGCAAGGAGCTGCCAAGTGCTGCTCTCTTGTCTTCTTTCTCCAAATTTGGAGACGACATTGTCATGACAGATATAAGTAAGAACAGCTTTGTTTACATTGTTTCATCTCTGTGCATCAACTTATGTGTTATCTCTCTACTTATGAAAGCTGGTCAGAGGGTGTTGAAGCTAAATAGAGAATCTGGAGCATGCTCTAGTATACAGTTTTCAAACATTGGGATCCTTGGGTTGCCGTATTGGTTGTCCACGCCACTGGAGAGAGTTTTCAATCTGTTAGTGAATCCTTTTCCATTGATTAATAGCACTATCCTTGTTCTAAAGCTTACTTAACTGATGTTGTGCTCTTTTTGATTCAACCAAAACAGAGCCAGCGGAGTACCGGAAGCACACATCAGCCATACTCATCAACTCCGGTTATTACCAGGTGAGAAAAACCCTAATGTTTTGACACTAGCTGCATCACAAAGATGGTTTTGACATTTGGGTTCCGGTCTGATTCTACTAGTGCTAATCTTCTGATTTTTAACAGGTAAAATTAGCATAACGTTGAAGATAGAGATCCCTCAATGCACAGAGCTTGTTGAACCGGTACAAGAAAGCTGCATCTGGCGACAAGCAAGAGGCTCAATCACCGAAGTCTCAAATGCTGGAAGTGCAGTGGAACCTTCTGAAAAGGTCTAAGAGAGTTACATTCACTTTTGCCCTGGTTTAGTTCCCCAAGGTGGCTCAAGAAGTTTTGTTTTGCATGAGTTGCAGGTTGGAATCTCACAACAATGGTATGATGAGTTAGATAACCTCGCCAAAGAAATAGTCAACCCTGAATTAgctgaggaagaggaagagaaagaagaagatgtttCCGAGGTCGAGAGTGGAGATGATGGACGGATACGCATCGATTGCTCTGTTAATACAAGTCCTGGCTCAAGCGAGGTAACGCCTAGAATCTTCTCTCAAGTCTCTAATACTGTGGTTTAACCGTTTTAAGGATCAAATATAACTTTTAGAATCGTGTTTGTGCAGCTTATTGTCTATGCAGCGTTGTATTTGAGACTTGCAAAGAACGTAGAGACAGAAGGTGCGAGCCAGGAAGAGCTGGCGAGAAGAATAGCAGATGTTTTAAAGCCGGCAAGGAACATGACGACTATGGATGAAGATTTGTTTGTGAAAGTGTTGTTGAAGTCAAAGAGAGAAGTGAGAGACATTGTCTTCTTGAAGCCGGTGCATGTGCGCATAAGGTTTGACACGATGGATCATCCAAAGGCAGATAACTCGAGAGACATTATCTTGACAGATTCTTCTGCTCAGATCGATGTCCGTCTTTGAGATGACGTCAATGCTATGCTCTTACACATAAGTACTACTCTTGGCGAGTCAAAAAGAAACATTCATAGTGTGGCACATTACAAGGTAAGCAATATTATTAGTCGGCCCAGTTTTATGTAATGAGGTCACAAtcacaaattattcaaaataatccTAATGGATATTGTATCAATCTCAATCGTATTTTCAAAGAGTCATAGAGAAGGGTTGTTGACttgattttgtaaacaaaagaTACGAAGAGAGATCATCATCATTACCCAGTCATTTCTAGGGAATAATCTCAATTTTCAAAAGAGATTTTGGGAATAATAATGTTACAATAATTGGTATTttcattttgagaaaaatatgtTAGTTCGTGCAACCATCAACATTACATCAAACCCTTTTGTTGCATTTAATTTTATTCACTTCATGGTCTCCATGTCATATCTTCGTCTtctttattcattttaaaatcaCCAAAGCATATTTCTTAGAGGAATGTGAGGCACACAAACATGAGAGCAACGAGATATGGACCCCATTTATTCATATCTATTAGTACATTATACTATTAAACAAGTAGTTTAGTTTGTCTATATTAACAGAAATAAATTCAGAAACCTAAACCTGAAAAAGTCCAATTCTCAAGGGGTCTCTTCAGCGCTTCGGATCCCGACGGTTTTGGTGTTGATTTCGTTTTTTCTTGACCTGGGTTTTTTGAGATCTTGACGCTAAAAACATATTAAGGTGAGAGGATAGAAGAGGTTTCTTGGGAGAGACGCAACCATTGTTTATGAAGGGTTATAAGGTTAATTTGCTTTGGATTCTCTCAGCAAAAATCAAGTTTAATCTCCAGATAATTCTTTATTTATCTgaatatataattcttttcttcttgttaatgcagacatttttttttttttttttgactaaataatGCAGACATTTATTGATCTTTAATCacaagaataagaagaaaagagagatcaAAGGTCTTGAGAAAGGGTTCTTGGTAAgggaaacagagaagaagatgaattgCTTTTCATGCTTTTATTTccatgaaaagaaaaaatctcCCAAAGGTTCAGATAATAGCCGCCGTAGAAATGGCGAGTTGACCGGTAGAGACAACAACAAAACACACCCTGGTAAGCTCAGAACAtcgatatgtatatatatgctttCAGGTATTCAATGTTTATATTTCTGGATTTGTGGTCCTTTTGCAGAGATTCCAAATAAGACTGGGGATGAGCAGAACAAGAACAATGATGCAGAAAAAGAAATGACTAACAACATTGCTGCTCAAACGTTCACCTTTAGGGAGCTAGCTACTGCCACCAAGAATTTCAGACAAGAATGTCTGATCGGTGAAGGCGGCTTTGGAAGGGTTTACAAGGGGAAACTCGAAAAATGTGGCAAGGTTAGTACACCAACTAGTTTAAACATCTTTCTCCATCTTAATTGGACTAGCTGATCACAAAGGAGACCAATAGTTTAATGTAATCTCTAAACGTTAGAAAGATGTCTTAGTTTGGTTTAACTAGTTATGTTTCCCTAGGCTAAAAATACATACTATTGTATTAATCATTTTAGTACAAATCTGAATACGTTAATATATTTGATGAATCTTGTACATGAATTGATACAACAAGTGACTCAAGGGTTTTCTAATGGTTGTTTTGGATTCAGATTGTGGCAGTGAAGCAGTTAGATAGAAATGGTCTGCAAGGGAACAAAGAGTTCATCGTAGAAGTGTTGATGTTAAGTCTTTTGAATCATAAGCATCTCGTGAATCTCATTGGTTATTGTGCTGATGGAGACCAGAGACTTCTTGTCTACGAGTACATGTCTCGTGGTTCACTTGAAGACCATCTCCTcggtaaaaaaaaactacaaaaccTAAAGATCGGTATATTCACTACTTTTATTTGATCAGTTTCAAATATTTGATTCATTGATTGAAATGTTTACAGATCTAACACCTGACCAAGTACCGTTGGATTGGGACACAAGGATCAGAATCGCGCTAGGAGCCGCGATGGGTCTTGAATACTTGCATGACAAGGCAGATCCTCCGGTGATCTATAGAGATCTCAAGGCAGCTAATATCCTTTTGGACAGTGACTTCAACGCCAAGTTATCTGATTTTGGGCTAGCGAAGCTAGGTCCTGTCGGAGACAAACAGCATGTGTCTTCACGAGTTATGGGGACTTACGGGTACTGTGCTCCAGAGTATCAGAGAACCGGCCAGTTAACCATTAAATCTGATGTTTACAGCTTCGGGGTTGTGTTGTTGGAACTGATAACTGGACGAAGAGTTATTGATACGACCAGACCCAAAGATGAACAGAACCTAGTGACTTGGGTGAGTTTAGGCCTTGGcccatttttgttttgaaaattatatacacaaacataaatatctaaattatatatgattttttgaaaattaatttctttattaaatttctaaccaaaattttctaaattatgaaatttttaaaattaatttctaaattatgaatttattaaatcaatttctttataatttttgaaaaattttagGCACAACCAGTGTTCAAAGAACCGAGTAGGTTCCCGGAGTTAGCAGATCCAAGTCTGGAAGGAGTGTTCCCGGAGAAAGCACTTAACCAGGCAGTGGCTGTCGCTGCAATGTGTTTACAAGAAGAGGCCACGGTACGGCCACTCATGAGCGACGTTGTGACCGCTCTCGGTTTCTTGGGAACCGCTCCTGATGGCTCTATCTCTATTCCACGCTACGAAGACGTTTCCCCTCCTCAGCCGTCGGCTGAAACGTCCCGTGAGGATCCTGCGGCGGCTGAAGAACGGGAGAGAGCCGTGGCGGAGGCAATGGAGTGGGGAGTAGCTTCAAGGGCACATTCTCGGAACCCAAGTGCAGCACAGTCCCTAAATCCAAGTGCTGCACAGTCCCGGAACCCAAGTGCAGCACATTCCAGGAACCCAAGTGCTTCttgattataatttttctttacatctttttgtctttcttgatttggttgtttttcttttccctggcttcttttgtttttgaagtTTTCAGAGAATAGTGATAGAAGTTGTTACCTTCATCTTCTTTGTGTTGGAATGTTCTGTTTTGTTTCCATGTGTATATTTCCAGCTGGGCTTTCATAGCTCGAGAATGCAAATTTCATACTTGGTTGCACGTCGATAGACAGAATAAATCGACCGCATCATAGGAAGCTGGGTCAAGGTGTTTCAAATTTGTATCAGATCATGAGGAATGATTTATAAAGCAGATATGAATATTATATgacattaataattattataatacgTTATATACGAAAGTAATGTTTTCataaaatatgaaatcattatattaatttctataagttgtttatatttattgtaatgtagtatataatataaaaatattaatctaaCATTATTACACTTTCTATTATGTTgccataaattattatttgtaagtGATATTAGTTAGTTATAtatttgtcttttattttagaTCTAACTAGAATaattgaaaattgaaattttttaaaccaatcaaattataacatttttcttatttttttctataaatgatTGACACCTAAGACCATCTCTAATAATATTCTATAATTTCCTATATCTTTTTCTCTAAAGTgaataactctattataaagttgGATTTGCTCTGGTGGTTTTGGTGTACTATAGAATAAATTATTAGAGCAAATTTAACTGTATGATAGAATTGttgtattttaaaatggaaTACAAAAAGAGTTATAGAGTACTATTGAAAATGTTCTAaagaaaacttattttaaagATTTCTCATTTGAATATACAGGAGGATAAGAGCGAATGTCGCAAGTTCGGAAATGTGATAGGCGTGAGTTAGACAGTCGAACCAGACCTAgcgaataaacaaaaaatggaAGATTAGTTTATAAGCCTATTCTGTATGTACAcgtataaatataaactttgcTTACATATTACAAAGTTCCGCGCTGACCCAGTTTGTAAAAACTCTATTATAGTTGCTAAGGATGCACGCCaacgtttcttttttttttttttaataaggaACAAAACTGTATTTTTGAAGTCATCTTCTTCTTAACTTAAAATCTGCAACAACAATGGCTCCATTTTCTCAAAGCTTTTTTCACCCATTTACACACAACTTTATCATTTTATTACTTAATCCTATCAAAGTTTTACAGATCCTACTAAAATACATAAGATCTTGAGACAAAACAAAACcgatttttttctgaaaaatcttattttatcaTCGATAAAAGCTATTTTGCCACGGTGTTTGGCCGCCAAACGTATATTCTCCGGAAACGCGGTCGCCTAACCCGCGTTTTCAAACATATGGATTTAAACTAAAGGCAGAGAGAGGACTTGGTATCAAATGTATGATAGATTTGTCCAGGGTTGCTTACAAACTTTGGTTCACTTTGGATTGTATGGATCCGGAAAACTTTTAAATCGCTGTTATTTCTGGGATGTCAGTGATGAATCTGTTTGTTTATGTAAATGGTTTAAACTTCTCAAGTTTCAGCAGCAGACACTGTTTTTGTTTGATGATTGATTAAATATGGGTAATTAATTGAATATGGATAATTGATTGATGTGACAAGAGCATTATGTATTCAAGTTCTTGGTTTTCTTGACGTTCgataattatgttattacaactacaaaaaatattatagacaaTTTTATCGCCAACAATTATATTTATCGTATGATGATTTACGTTAGATTGCATCACGTAAACCGTCCTATAGGATCCATGCTTGACGGTATTTCTTCGCACATACTGCAGATTTTTTATAAGCATTTTCtccttttaattctgttttctCCGggaattaaaactcaaatctcataaTATAAAAGCATTGATAAACCATTTGGAcaaaatttttagatttaattgagaaatatattttaattatagaagAACACAAATAGCATGAAAAAGTGTGTCTCAAATAAGATATGTCTTCACATGTAATTAGAAAGACAAAATGTGTTTTCACATGTAAAATTTTCAgtaatttttatgtattattgataatattcttttacttttattaatacatataatatatgataatattattttaatattttctttttatacaaCAGCAAATGTTAGAAATACAAATCCCTGTTGACTTATTTAACCCCGTACAAAAGCTTCTGCAGTTAGCTCCTTGATCTATACCCGAATCTACACATGGACCGTAGCATGTTTTCGAAAGTTTTACGCCAATATCTGTTCAAACAATAATAAACaatacaatattaaaattaagtagCAATTAATATATTAGTACAACGAAAATTAAGTGTCAAAGTAGTATTCTAGTACCCGGAACAATATCAATGCAATGAACATTTGATATCACGAAGAAAATAGCGAAACAAAATGcgattaataaatttttggagAGAACCATATTGTAGGATTGGTTTCTAAATTgtttgactcttttttttttgttaaagtaaATTGTTTGACTCTtctattttactttatattgaCATAAACTTTCATAAGACATAAACTTTCATAAAGTAATGCATATTTATATTGACATAAACTTTCACAAGAGGAATTTTTTAAAGAAGATCtttcaattaattttcttggattctatcaaaataatataagtGATATCcttcaattaattttcttaaagaaGGTCTTTCAAATAGTTTTCTTGGATTCtgttcaaaataatataagtGATTCCTTACCTAATTTCATATGaatcttttatattatttcaaattatctTATCAAgatataatttgtatattttaaaatagtaatagatataaaa is part of the Raphanus sativus cultivar WK10039 chromosome 5, ASM80110v3, whole genome shotgun sequence genome and harbors:
- the LOC108857051 gene encoding probable serine/threonine-protein kinase PBL26, which codes for MNCFSCFYFHEKKKSPKGSDNSRRRNGELTGRDNNKTHPEIPNKTGDEQNKNNDAEKEMTNNIAAQTFTFRELATATKNFRQECLIGEGGFGRVYKGKLEKCGKIVAVKQLDRNGLQGNKEFIVEVLMLSLLNHKHLVNLIGYCADGDQRLLVYEYMSRGSLEDHLLDLTPDQVPLDWDTRIRIALGAAMGLEYLHDKADPPVIYRDLKAANILLDSDFNAKLSDFGLAKLGPVGDKQHVSSRVMGTYGYCAPEYQRTGQLTIKSDVYSFGVVLLELITGRRVIDTTRPKDEQNLVTWAQPVFKEPSRFPELADPSLEGVFPEKALNQAVAVAAMCLQEEATVRPLMSDVVTALGFLGTAPDGSISIPRYEDVSPPQPSAETSREDPAAAEERERAVAEAMEWGVASRAHSRNPSAAQSLNPSAAQSRNPSAAHSRNPSAS
- the LOC108857050 gene encoding uncharacterized protein LOC108857050 isoform X1 encodes the protein MSSRSLNLKKISWLSSRIISGNIQWGYQRHVAIGGDRNIPSDTLVGTRGFASVKRKSRASSPSSSSPHTDLLTYVRGSLDKLEGPSHHWLNRDAAETSKQLVKEKGTYVVLAGDLLYGDPSGFFEKLKLLQQRSPGVCFMGIHFSDQARITDDRTALAELIVKEYLTFPVLLSEKEFPKSSGEEVRYFVFRDFKNPLIYQDKDLDIASVAKDLDSLSQDTEKSKSVKLFTNTWSKQADAIKEPHFSSFLQDLFLYFPGCLSADEVGDCLFLSDSNHHRIIISNYSGEILDSIGCFPGFEDGEFESAKMLRPAATLYDEEEDCLYIVDSENHAIRRANIKTRVLETVYPKVIKKSGGLWSWIMEKVGIEKDDDTTVDADAQSEESDAPSLMFPWHILKRDNDTLLVINKSCSKLWIINLPSGEIEEVVEGLQGIMEICGELITEKLSVLKYLPSTWLQQQTKAITSCKELPSAALLSSFSKFGDDIVMTDITGQRVLKLNRESGACSSIQFSNIGILGLPYWLSTPLERVFNLASGVPEAHISHTHQLRLLPGKISITLKIEIPQCTELVEPVQESCIWRQARGSITEVSNAGSAVEPSEKVGISQQWYDELDNLAKEIVNPELAEEEEEKEEDVSEVESGDDGRIRIDCSVNTSPGSSELIVYAALYLRLAKNVETEGASQEELARRIADVLKPARNMTTMDEDLFVKVLLKSKREVRDIVFLKPVHVRIRFDTMDHPKADNSRDIILTDSSAQIDVRL
- the LOC108857050 gene encoding uncharacterized protein LOC108857050 isoform X2, translating into MLLSVETGTFRRTHWSELAVCFRFASVKRKSRASSPSSSSPHTDLLTYVRGSLDKLEGPSHHWLNRDAAETSKQLVKEKGTYVVLAGDLLYGDPSGFFEKLKLLQQRSPGVCFMGIHFSDQARITDDRTALAELIVKEYLTFPVLLSEKEFPKSSGEEVRYFVFRDFKNPLIYQDKDLDIASVAKDLDSLSQDTEKSKSVKLFTNTWSKQADAIKEPHFSSFLQDLFLYFPGCLSADEVGDCLFLSDSNHHRIIISNYSGEILDSIGCFPGFEDGEFESAKMLRPAATLYDEEEDCLYIVDSENHAIRRANIKTRVLETVYPKVIKKSGGLWSWIMEKVGIEKDDDTTVDADAQSEESDAPSLMFPWHILKRDNDTLLVINKSCSKLWIINLPSGEIEEVVEGLQGIMEICGELITEKLSVLKYLPSTWLQQQTKAITSCKELPSAALLSSFSKFGDDIVMTDITGQRVLKLNRESGACSSIQFSNIGILGLPYWLSTPLERVFNLASGVPEAHISHTHQLRLLPGKISITLKIEIPQCTELVEPVQESCIWRQARGSITEVSNAGSAVEPSEKVGISQQWYDELDNLAKEIVNPELAEEEEEKEEDVSEVESGDDGRIRIDCSVNTSPGSSELIVYAALYLRLAKNVETEGASQEELARRIADVLKPARNMTTMDEDLFVKVLLKSKREVRDIVFLKPVHVRIRFDTMDHPKADNSRDIILTDSSAQIDVRL